A window from Zingiber officinale cultivar Zhangliang chromosome 7A, Zo_v1.1, whole genome shotgun sequence encodes these proteins:
- the LOC122000123 gene encoding uncharacterized protein LOC122000123, with translation MAAETAIGYGGDGDAAEVGMEREAAIQALNTIIQLHFEKILEKKRDVDAQKKELWRLFQLFFLFLAVVLTAQMGSSTERLQCRHCWAPIVLLSLGHLVFYVAVAQILRCINGFKYQRRCHKLTLALATDRLKLVKLRFAASSASAGGNPPRLLPEDFEIHYQEPPESYLGKFKRSWAMHFGFLMCTFGFMVSASVVLLCF, from the coding sequence ATGGCGGCAGAAACGGCGATTGGGTACGGCGGGGATGGCGACGCGGCGGAGGTCGGGATGGAGCGGGAAGCTGCGATTCAGGCGCTGAACACCATCATCCAGCTCCACTTCGAGAAAATCCTGGAGAAGAAGCGCGACGTGGACGCGCAGAAGAAGGAGCTGTGGCGCCTCTTccagctcttcttcctcttccttgctGTGGTCCTGACTGCGCAGATGGGGTCTTCGACCGAACGGCTCCAATGCCGCCACTGCTGGGCCCCCATCGTCCTCCTCTCCCTCGGCCACCTCGTCTTCTACGTCGCCGTCGCACAGATCCTCCGCTGCATCAACGGGTTCAAGTACCAGCGGCGGTGCCACAAGCTGACCCTCGCACTCGCCACCGACCGCCTCAAGCTCGTCAAGCTACGATTCGCCGCCTCCTCTGCATCCGCCGGAGGCAATCCCCCTCGGCTTCTGCCGGAGGACTTCGAGATCCATTACCAGGAGCCGCCGGAGAGCTACCTTGGCAAGTTCAAGCGGAGTTGGGCGATGCACTTCGGATTCCTCATGTGCACATTTGGATTCATGGTGTCGGCCTCCGTTGTGCTGCTCTGCTTCTAG